One Candidatus Poribacteria bacterium genomic region harbors:
- a CDS encoding NAD-dependent epimerase/dehydratase family protein, translated as MKVLVIGGTGNISRGIVAALQSRNHEVVLFNRGQHRDVPPPDVRVIHGDRKDREDFEAKVGAEAWDAVIDMISFNADDAASALRACQGRVGHFVHCSTVMTYGPPFAGINLSESAPLQGTSGYGLGKIEADNLLLEAHERDGFPVTIFKPSYTHGPGMNLLRQVGGDGSWIDRLRKGKPILSAGDGLNYFQFLSSRDAGFAFTDVLGKSDCFGEIYNIVHPQARTWDEWHRAAAEALGVDIEIVHVSQETLIAMSPERFSGLRGNFGHTQIFSHEKLAAVLPEFCPQVPVTESVAENIAWMDKHNLIPDSDADDLEDQVIEAVRNLPRIR; from the coding sequence ATGAAAGTCTTAGTCATCGGTGGGACGGGCAACATTAGCCGTGGAATTGTTGCTGCGCTGCAAAGCCGAAATCACGAAGTCGTTCTGTTCAACCGCGGACAACACAGGGATGTACCGCCTCCAGATGTCCGCGTCATCCACGGCGACCGAAAAGATCGCGAGGATTTTGAGGCGAAAGTAGGTGCGGAAGCGTGGGATGCCGTGATTGATATGATTAGCTTCAATGCAGACGATGCCGCTTCCGCACTTCGGGCATGTCAGGGACGCGTCGGACACTTCGTCCACTGCTCAACAGTGATGACTTATGGACCACCGTTCGCTGGTATCAACCTTTCAGAGAGTGCACCGTTGCAAGGAACATCGGGCTATGGACTCGGCAAAATCGAGGCGGATAATCTGCTGTTGGAGGCGCATGAACGCGATGGATTCCCTGTAACTATTTTCAAGCCGTCCTACACACACGGACCTGGCATGAATCTCCTACGTCAAGTCGGTGGAGATGGTAGTTGGATCGACCGGTTGCGGAAGGGAAAACCGATCCTTTCCGCAGGCGATGGATTAAATTATTTTCAATTCCTGTCATCTCGAGACGCAGGTTTTGCGTTTACAGATGTACTCGGCAAATCCGATTGCTTCGGTGAAATCTACAACATCGTCCATCCGCAGGCGCGAACATGGGACGAATGGCACCGTGCAGCGGCGGAGGCACTCGGTGTTGACATAGAGATTGTGCATGTGTCGCAAGAGACACTCATCGCAATGTCACCGGAGCGATTCAGCGGATTACGAGGTAACTTCGGGCATACTCAAATCTTCAGTCACGAGAAATTAGCGGCAGTGCTACCCGAATTCTGTCCACAAGTTCCGGTTACAGAAAGTGTCGCAGAAAACATCGCGTGGATGGACAAACACAATCTGATTCCAGATAGCGATGCAGACGATTTGGAAGATCAAG